In Diorhabda sublineata isolate icDioSubl1.1 chromosome 2, icDioSubl1.1, whole genome shotgun sequence, the sequence gGCAGCCGCAAACCGATTTAGAGGCGACTTATTCTGGTTAATTAGTTATTCGTAATATGGAAGACCCGTGGATAACATTTTGAGCATTTAATTTAGTTGAAAAgcatcaataataatttaatattgcaACTCGTTCTTTTAAACTTATTCTCTCAATAAATTGAATTAGGTACTTGTTACTTTCACATTATAAGCACTATTCTGTTAAATATGATGTTGAATACCGAAGACCGATcgcaatttgaaaaagttaacGATTATGTCACCTCCTATAATCTGGTACCATCATCATTTTCGATTATAAAATTCTCATTTGAGATATtaggattttttctaaaataaatttcttttattttacaACTAAAACTTCCGTAGCGATGAAAATTGTCATGTTTACCTTCCTCGgcttcttgaaaaatatttatgtgatCGGTTGATACCCAGACTGAATGAACGAAATTTACGTTTTTGATACTGTCCAATGATATTCTTATTAATGGTATATTATTAACTTtggcaatattttttaaatgaacacCTTTGGAACCTCCCCGAGCTAAAATTAGAATTGCCAGATGTGGTGATGTTTTCGTTAAGAAAGGGTTCCTAAAAAGTAATAACAACAAATTAAATCAATCCTGATTCTAATAAAAActgaatatcaaatttgtaCTGCTATCGAATACCCATCatgttcattttttattatcattcaCTCCAAACGGCCGATGATATAGTCCGGGCAAATTAGTCTAATGAGGGCAAGAAGTAATAGAAAATTTGTCTTCTTTACGCCATACGACTTGATGCAGAGGAAATTCACCATTAATAATGAACGTTATATTGAGGCCAAAATCGATGGGACTATCGGTTGACGTCTAATAATACTCTAAATAATTAAGCATTGCGCGTGCTCTACCCTCTATCTCGAAAATGaactaaatatttgtaataaatgtgtcgaaaatagaatttttaaccGTTGACCTCTTCTGCTTCTTCCACCCGATTCAACTACGCTTAATTCAACCGAgccattttcatttttcttttataaaattgcATATTAATTTACCCATTTCACAGCAGATCCATACACGACGCGAACTTAATCTAGCCCCAACCTTGCAGA encodes:
- the LOC130440549 gene encoding N-acylneuraminate cytidylyltransferase; amino-acid sequence: MKWKFLYHILILYTVITFGYCCNKYNWNPFLTKTSPHLAILILARGGSKGVHLKNIAKVNNIPLIRISLDSIKNVNFVHSVWVSTDHINIFQEAEEV